One part of the Gossypium raimondii isolate GPD5lz chromosome 1, ASM2569854v1, whole genome shotgun sequence genome encodes these proteins:
- the LOC105785408 gene encoding zinc finger CCCH domain-containing protein 30, translating to MNHLTLVTDDTFASLLELAANNDVEGFKRWIEHDPFSVDEVGLWYGRQKGSKQMVNEERTPLMVASTYGSIDVIKLIISSSDADVNRVCGRDKSTALHCAASGGADNVIDVVKLLLAAGADVNMVDANGHPPVDVIVVPPKLRDVKLTLEKLLATESSCFDSRVAAVANSDSPPLSPSQENGSLFSGSDSPIKSRPSDAPISSVSEKKEYPIDPSLPDIKNSIYSTDELRMYSFKVRPCSRAYSHDWTECPFVHPGENARRRDPRKFHYSCVPCPDFRKGACRRGDMCEYAHGVFECWLHPAQYRTRLCKDGTSCARRVCFFAHTADELRPLYVSTGSAVPSPRSSASGATAMDFAAAMSLLPGSPSSVSVMSPSPFTPPMSPSVNGMPHSNVGWPQPNVPALHLPGSNLQSSRLRSSLNARDIQAEDFNLLPDFDLQQHQLINELSSLTQPSMSSSSFNRSGRMKTLTPSNLDDLFSAESSSPRYSDQALAAAVFSPTHKSAVLNQFQQQQSMLSPINTNYSPKSIEHPLLQASLSGRMSSRNVEPISPMSSRVSMLAQWEKQQEFRSLSSRELGSGLAAIVGSPVNSWSKWGSSNGKPDWAVNADGVGKHRRSSSFEHGNGDEPDLSWVQSLVKESPTEIKDKIAAPVSGEGSSRNSDTVDNAMLGAWLEQMQLDQLVAQQN from the coding sequence ATGAATCATTTGACGTTAGTGACTGATGATACTTTTGCAAGCTTGCTTGAGCTTGCTGCTAATAATGATGTTGAGGGCTTTAAACGATGGATCGAGCACGATCCTTTCAGTGTGGATGAGGTTGGATTATGGTATGGTCGTCAAAAAGGCTCGAAACAGATGGTTAATGAGGAGAGAACTCCATTGATGGTTGCTTCTACCTATGGTAGCATTGACGTTATTAAGCTGATCATTTCATCTTCGGATGCTGATGTTAACCGTGTGTGTGGCCGAGACAAAAGCACTGCCCTTCATTGTGCTGCCTCTGGTGGGGCTGATAATGTTATCGATGTCGTGAAGCTGCTTTTAGCGGCTGGTGCTGATGTTAATATGGTTGACGCAAATGGTCATCCTCCTGTTGATGTTATTGTTGTTCCTCCGAAGCTTCGAGATGTGAAATTAACTCTTGAAAAACTCCTTGCAACTGAGAGTTCCTGTTTTGATTCAAGGGTTGCAGCTGTTGCGAATTCTGATTCCCCTCCTCTGTCACCTTCACAGGAAAACGGGTCATTGTTTTCTGGTTCTGATTCCCCGATTAAGTCGAGGCCAAGTGATGCTCCTATTTCTTCGGTGTCAGAGAAGAAGGAATACCCAATTGATCCATCTCTTCCGGACATCAAGAACAGCATCTATTCAACCGATGAGCTCCGAATGTATTCTTTCAAGGTGCGGCCTTGTTCGCGTGCCTACTCCCATGATTGGACTGAGTGCCCGTTTGTTCACCCTGGGGAGAATGCTCGAAGAAGGGATCCTAGGAAGTTCCATTACAGTTGTGTTCCTTGCCCCGATTTTCGCAAGGGGGCATGTAGGCGCGGAGATATGTGTGAATATGCTCATGGTGTTTTCGAATGCTGGCTACACCCTGCTCAGTATCGGACCCGGTTGTGCAAGGATGGTACTAGTTGTGCAAGGAGAGTCTGCTTCTTTGCTCACACAGCTGACGAACTCCGGCCTCTTTATGTCTCCACTGGTTCCGCTGTTCCATCTCCTCGATCTAGTGCTTCAGGTGCTACAGCTATGGATTTTGCTGCTGCCATGAGTCTCTTGCCTGGATCACCTTCTTCTGTATCTGTTATGTCACCGTCTCCGTTCACTCCACCAATGTCTCCGTCTGTGAATGGCATGCCTCATTCTAATGTTGGCTGGCCACAGCCTAATGTCCCAGCACTGCATCTTCCTGGAAGCAACCTTCAATCTAGTCGCCTGCGATCTTCTCTTAATGCGAGAGACATTCAAGCGGAAGACTTCAATTTGCTGCCCGATTTTGATTTGCAGCAACATCAGCTGATAAATGAGTTATCCAGCCTTACTCAGCCATCAATGAGTTCAAGTTCTTTTAACCGATCTGGTCGAATGAAGACCCTGACCCCATCAAACCTCGATGATCTCTTTTCAGCTGAGAGCTCATCTCCGCGTTACTCCGATCAAGCTTTGGCTGCTGCTGTTTTCTCTCCAACCCATAAGTCTGCCGTTCTGAATCAATTTCAGCAACAGCAAAGTATGCTATCACCTATTAATACAAATTACTCTCCTAAAAGTATTGAGCATCCTCTCTTGCAGGCTTCTCTATCCGGTAGGATGTCTTCTCGAAATGTTGAGCCTATCTCACCGATGAGCTCGCGAGTTTCAATGTTAGCTCAATGGGAGAAGCAGCAAGAATTTCGCAGCCTAAGCTCTAGGGAGCTTGGCTCTGGCTTGGCTGCCATTGTTGGTTCCCCGGTCAATTCATGGTCGAAATGGGGATCTTCCAATGGGAAGCCAGACTGGGCTGTCAATGCCGATGGGGTAGGCAAGCATCGCAGATCCTCCTCGTTTGAGCATGGTAATGGAGACGAGCCCGATTTATCATGGGTTCAGTCTCTTGTAAAAGAGTCTCCCACTGAGATCAAAGACAAAATAGCAGCACCGGTCTCAGGTGAGGGTTCTAGCAGGAACTCAGATACCGTTGATAATGCCATGCTGGGAGCTTGGCTTGAGCAAATGCAGCTTGATCAACTTGTGGCTCAGCAAAACTGA